A region from the Desertibacillus haloalkaliphilus genome encodes:
- a CDS encoding DUF192 domain-containing protein codes for MKIYTRTGEEIATDIRLRQAQTFSKRLKGLMFRHKPLVNEGIVLYPCNSIHMFFMFIAIDVIFLDHHNQVIKAVPNVKPWRVLLPVKGAQTTLEVPLQTIIRYNITNGDMITF; via the coding sequence ATGAAAATATATACACGAACAGGTGAAGAGATCGCCACAGACATTCGGTTGAGACAAGCACAGACATTTTCCAAACGGCTTAAAGGTTTAATGTTTCGGCATAAACCACTCGTTAACGAAGGCATTGTCCTCTACCCTTGCAACTCGATCCATATGTTTTTTATGTTTATCGCGATTGATGTTATTTTTTTAGATCACCACAATCAAGTCATCAAAGCCGTTCCAAACGTAAAGCCATGGCGCGTCTTATTACCAGTAAAAGGTGCACAAACAACTTTAGAAGTACCGCTACAGACCATTATCCGTTACAACATTACCAATGGAGATATGATCACATTTTAA
- a CDS encoding processed acidic surface protein yields MKKNIICLLLVIILSIPTVSLAQLHDDELYSFLQTLEWNQQHLEQYLASYDRSLADFETLTELKAFLGEPINEDNLNQLLTKYQLTHDELERLLADFGESLEDYRFIEDLDTEISFYLDHSREYQLITGFLSILDLTAEELDQFLDHLYEIEQDQFKQQLTSLEATLTELRAQHDQMGELNDTALRSLLNQMIETFNVEVDYKWETDNEAREDVEHVTTLSEAPGPSLFVSVFNQDGNLIADMTVDEEVFASDVIVEAASETVNLAQLSTNLNETVIAAKLPQTASPYSLNTAFGLLLSVFSLFMFIRAKTSKWTP; encoded by the coding sequence ATGAAAAAGAATATCATTTGCCTTTTGTTAGTCATTATTTTATCAATCCCTACCGTTTCCCTCGCTCAACTACACGATGACGAGCTTTACTCATTTTTACAAACATTAGAGTGGAACCAACAACATTTAGAGCAGTACTTAGCTAGTTACGATAGGTCTTTAGCGGACTTTGAAACGTTAACAGAGTTGAAAGCCTTTTTAGGAGAACCAATTAATGAAGATAATTTAAATCAATTACTCACTAAATATCAGTTAACCCATGATGAGCTGGAACGTTTATTAGCTGATTTCGGTGAGTCCCTTGAAGATTACCGTTTTATTGAGGATTTAGATACAGAAATCTCTTTTTATTTAGATCACAGCAGGGAGTATCAACTCATTACCGGTTTCCTCTCGATTTTAGATTTAACAGCTGAAGAGCTCGATCAATTTTTAGATCATTTATATGAAATTGAACAGGATCAATTTAAACAGCAATTAACAAGTTTAGAAGCAACCCTAACTGAACTGCGCGCGCAACATGATCAAATGGGAGAACTTAACGATACAGCTTTACGGTCACTTCTTAATCAAATGATTGAAACATTCAATGTTGAGGTCGATTATAAATGGGAAACTGACAATGAAGCACGAGAGGACGTAGAACACGTTACAACCCTAAGTGAAGCTCCTGGGCCGAGCCTGTTCGTTTCTGTCTTTAATCAAGATGGAAACCTCATCGCTGATATGACCGTTGATGAAGAAGTGTTTGCTTCAGATGTAATCGTTGAAGCAGCTAGTGAAACCGTTAATCTGGCTCAATTGTCAACAAACTTAAATGAAACCGTTATCGCTGCTAAACTACCACAAACAGCTTCACCCTATAGTTTGAATACAGCGTTCGGCTTGTTGCTTTCCGTTTTTTCACTATTCATGTTCATTAGAGCTAAGACTAGCAAATGGACACCTTAA